AAGATGTGGGAACACAAGGGCTTCAACATTGGTGTGACTGAAGAAGATAAAGAAATTCTCGCTAAGTACACTTGTGACTACATTGGTTTCTCATACTATATGTCATGGACTGTGTCTGATACTGGTGACGAATGGTTAGAATACGACGAAACAACTAACCACGGCGATAACCCATTCTTGAAACAATCAGACTGGGGTTGGCAAATTGATCCAGTTGGTTTGCGTTACGCTATGAACTGGATGTGGGATCGTTGGCAAAAGCCACAATTCATTGTTGAAAATGGATTTGGTGCCTATGATAAGAAGGATGAAAACGGCGAAGTTCACGATGATTACCGGATTAGCTACTTCCAAAACCACATTTCTGAAATGGAAAAAGCAGTTGTGCTTGATGGTGTTGAATTATACGGTTACTGCCCATGGGGTGTGATTGACCTGGTTTCAGCATCAACTGGTGAAATGGCTAAACGTTACGGCTTTATCTATGTTGATCTTGATGACATGGGTGAAGGTTCAGGTGAACGTTCTAAGAAGGATTCATTCAACTGGTATCAAAAATTGGTTAAATCTGATGGTGTAGATCTCTACAACAACGAAGACTAATAGTTGTATAGCGGGCCAAGGACAACTTGTCCTTGGCCCGTTTTGTGTTTATACACAAGTAACAACGATGAAAATTTAAATTTTGAAGGAGAATTGATGAATGCGATATGGTGCAATTGAGGCTGGGGGCACAAAGTTTGTCCTTGCTGTTATTGATGAAGATATGCAAATTGTTGCCCGTGAACGAATTGATACGCGGTTGCCAGCAGAAACGTTAGCCGATGTTTTTACTTTTTTTGATGCGAATCAGGTTGATGCGATTGGTATTGGTGCATTTGGCCCGATTGATATTAATAAAAAGTCAGCGACGTATGGTTTTGTGAAAGCCACCCCTAAACCCGGTTGGCGTGACTTTGATTTCTTAGGTGCAATGAAAGCTTGGCGTGATATTCCATATTTTTGGACGACTGATGTGAACGTGGCGGCAGTCGGTGAGCAACAGCTCGGGGCAGCTAAAGGAATTAATAACTTAGTTTACTTGACCATCGGAACGGGCATTGGCGCTGGAATTATCCAAAACGGCCAGTTACTTAGCGGTTTTGGTCATCCAGAGGCAGGCCATATTAGTTTACATCAACATCCTGATGATACTGAATTCAAGGGTGTGTGCCCATATCATGGCACTTGTTTTGAAGGGTTAGCAGCTGGACCATCATTGCAAGCACGTTACGGCGTGCCCGCAGTTGAGTTGGGTCAAGAGCATGCAGCGTGGCAAGTTGAAGCGTATTACATTGCGCAAGCATTAGTGAACTACTCACTAATCTTGTCGCCTGAACGCATCGTGCTTGGTGGCGGTGTCATGCACCAGCAAATGTTGTTCCCCATGATTCGGGAATCATTTGTTGCGCAAATGGCCGATTATGCCCAAGTACCAAATTTAGATGAATATATTCAACCAATCGCCTTGGCAGATGATGCGGGCGTCTTGGGCTGTGCGTTGTTAGCAAAATACGCCCTTGAACAACAATAAAACTACGATAAAGAGGATAAAAAACTATGGAACACAAGATGCCAAAAGATTTTTTCTGGGGTAACTCAGTATCAAGTATGCAAACTGAAGGTGCCTGGAATGAAGGCGGTAAGAGTAAGTCAGTTTACGATGTGCGCCCAGCGACTGAAAATTCAATGGACTGGAATATCACGATTGATGAATACCACCGTTACGAAGAAGACTTTGATTTGATGAAGGAAATGAACATGAACATGTACCGTTTCCAAATCTCATGGTCACGGGTGGTAGTTGATGGTGATGGCGAATTCAACGAAGAAGGAATTGAATTCTACAGCAAACAAATTGATGCGTTGCTCGCGCGCGGGATTGAACCAATGATTTGTCTGTACCACTTTGATATGCCTCTTGCTTTGGCTGAAAAGTACAATGGTTTCTTGGATCGACATGTTGTGGATGCTTTTGTACGCTACTCAAATGAAATGGTTAAACGTTTTGGCGATCGCGTTAAGTACTGGATTACTTTTAATGAACATAACTTGTATTTCATGGATTTGGCATATAACATTGCTGGTGCTGAAAAGGCCGAAAAATCCCTTGATAACTTGTACCAAATTTTCCACCACACAATGTTAGCACACGCGCATGTGGCTAATAACATTCATGAAAATTACCCAGACTTACAAATTGGGGGGATGCTTGCGTATGCTGAAACATACCCAGCAACTTCAAAGCCAGTTGATATTTTAGCGGCCCGTAAGGTTGATGAATTTTTGAATTATAACTTGTTAGATGCGTTTGTACATGGCCGTTATTCACACGAAGTACTGACGTTTGTAAAAAACGAAGGCATCAATATGGATTATTTACCTGAAGATGACGAAGTACTAGGTAAGATGACTAGTGACTGGTTGTCATTCTCATACTACCGGACGGATACTGTTAATGCGGACTTGATTCCAGCGGGCACTGCGCCTAACCATTACTTAGACTTCGCCAATGAACATAACCGTTTCTTGGAATCTAATGAATGGAATTGGACGATTGATCCTCTTGGTCTGCGTGACATCATTTCTAAGATGTACAGTCGTTACGGCGTTCCTGTGTTCCCAATTGAAAACGGAATTGGCTGGCGTGAAGAATGGGATGGTAAGAACGAAATTCAAGACGACATTCGAATTAAATACCACCGTGATCACATCCAAGCCATGAAGGATGCAATGTTTATTGATGGTGCGCAAGTCATTGGTTACCTTGGCTGGGGTTTAATTGATATTCCAAGTTCTTCTGGTAACATGGACAAACGTTACGGTATGGTTTACGTGAACCGGACCAACGCTGATGTGATGGACCTTAAGCGCGTGCCAAAGAAGTCATTCCACTGGTTCAAGGAAGTTCTTGCTGACAATGGTGATGATTTACACTGAGGAACAATGGAACCTTAGTAATTCAATGATTAAAAAGTACAAAATTGATAATCCCGCACTAGAATAAATAATAAAAAAGCTCACAAGCTACCCCGAAAAGGTAGATTGTGAGCTTTTTAGCGTTTCAGGAATAGTTGTGACAAGACCACCACAACGGCAACAAAGCAAAAGCCCCATAAAGCGCTGGTGATTAAATTTTGCGAATTGATGTAGTTACCCAAAGTAACCACGGCACCAATAATAATGAAACGGCTGATTGCATTCATTTTCATCAGAATTACCCGACAATACTAAGGACAATTAAGCCAAGCAAAATTACGGCAATCATGACATACATCGCAAGTTCAACCAAGCGACTACCGCGATCTTGGAGCTTTTGAAGTGATTGTGGTAATTTGAGGTAGACAATTTGTTGCTTACGATCACGGGGCGCCTTCAATAGGTAATCTTCTAAGTTCGCTTGGAAAGCCTTAACTGACTTACTGTAACGGGCAACGAAGTAGAAGCTGATTACCAACATAACGATGGCGGCAGTTAAGTCAGATGCAAATTTTGCGTGGTGTAAGTGACCTAACGCTGTGTTACCCCAGTACATACCATAGGCAAAGGTAACGAAAATCAAAATCCCAAAAAGGCGTGGTTTACGTGACTGCGCCATCAAATCTTTGTTATCAATTAGGGCATTAACTTTAAATAACTTGATTCGTTTGGCGATGGTACTAGCACCACTAGCCGGATATCGACCTTGATAGAAAAATTGCCGTTTACGAGTAAAGCTGAAGAAATGGATCATCGCGACGATATAAATGATGACAAACAACGCGATGCCGACGTATAAGGGCCAAAAGCTTGAATTTAGTGACATAGGTATCTTCCTTAATATATTTGATTAGTTTAAGTTTAGCGGTTGTTAGCGAGCTGGTAAAGACTAAAAAAAGAGCCGAGACAATTTTGCCTCGGCCCCGCAGGTGATTATCTTACTTGAATGAAACCATGACACCTTGAGCAGCCTTCTTGAGGTATGCCTTGGCGATAACCTTTGGATCCTCGTCAGTTCCAGTAACGTCGAAGTGAATGTCCATACCGGCACTGTCAGTGTGCTTAAATGAAACACCATTTTCGTTGTAGCCTTCGAGGGCCTTGATGATTTGATCGTGGAAGAATGGAGCGGCTTGTACAGTTAACATAGATAATATCTCCTATTTACTAATTATAATTTATTAGACACTTAATGCTTAGGCAAATGCTAAGATTAGGCCTGCTTATGAAACTAATTATAGCTTTTTGTGTAATCGCTTTCAATAGCTTAAGGGCTTTGTTTGAAGAATGTTCACAATTGGTTGTAGTCTTCATGAAAACTTCATAATTTAATCGTAGTTTAGCTATTTACTTAATAGACAGATGTAGTATTATAAGAGTTATAGAAAGCGCTTACACGAAAGTTGAAGCTAACGACAAACTAATTTCAACTTTCGAACTTAGGACACGAATAAGTCACAAAATCTTCGTGCTTTAAGTGTTTACTTAATATACAGATAGCGTATTATAGTAAATATAGAAAGCGCTTTCATAAAAGCAATTTTTCTCATAATGGCGGTAACGTCACACAAAAATTTTATTTATACGAGGAGTGTATTATGTCTAATTGGATTAACACGAAGTTGTTGCCTCCAGTTCTTAAGTTCGTTAATACTAAAGCGATTAACGCCCTGAAGAATGGTATGGTTTACTCACTTCCATTCATCATTATCGGATCAATCTTCTTGATCCTTGCAAACTTCCCAGTCACTGCAATTTCAGACTTCTTCGCCAGCTCTGGCTTGACAGTCTACTTTAACCAAGCCTATGCTGCTTCATTTGGTATCATGGCGGTGTTCTCATCAATTGGGATTGCTTACGTTTACGTTCGTGACGAAGGACATGAAGCATTGCCTGCAGCATTGACTTCATTCGTTGCCTTCTTGATCGTGCAAAAGCTCCAAGTTGCTAACCCAGTTATCGCAGCTTCACAAGCTGACGGTGCTAAGCAACTTGCTTCAGCCCTTAAGGGTTCACCTCAAGTATTGCAAGATGCCATCAACGGCCCAGTTACTGGTGTAATTAACACCACTTGGCTTGGTGGACAAGGGATGATTGCAGCCTTGATCGTTGCCTTACTTGTTGGTTGGTCATACTCAGCAATGATTAATGCTGGTTGGAAGATTACGTTGCCAGAACAAGTTCCTGCTAACGTTGCTAACCAATTTACAGCAATGATTCCATCAGGTGTTATTATCTTTGTTGCAACTGTCATTTACGCCTTCTTTGATAAGGTACTCCACTCAAGCTTGCTCGAATGGATTTATGAAGTTGTGCAAACTCCAATCCAAGGTGTTACTGATACATTCGGTGGTGCTATCATCATCGCCTTCTTAGTACCATTCTTCTGGTTCTTCGGTGTTCACGGTGGTTTGATCATGGGTGGTATCACTGGTCCTATGTTGATTCCTAACTCATTTGCTAATGCTGAACTTTACAAGGCTGGTAAGTTGTCACTCGCAAACGGTGCTCACATCGTTACTAACGAATTCTACAACAACTTCATCAACTTGACTGGTTCAGGTATCACAATTGGTTTGTTGCTCTTCATGCTTATCGCAGCGAAGTCACAACAATTCAAGGCCCTTTCAAAGGTTGAAGCAGTTCCTACTATCTTCAATATTAACGAACCATTCTTGTTCGGTCTTCCAATTGTTATGAACCCATTCTTGGCACTTCCATTCTTCTTGACTCCAGTGGTAGTTGCTGCAACTACTTACATTGTTATTGCAACTGGTATCGTGCCTCCACTTAACGGTGTGTCAGCTCCATGGACTACTCCAGCAATCCTTTCAGGATTCCTTATCGGTGGATGGAAGATGATGATTTGGCAAACAATTACGTTGGGTATCTCAACTGCAATTTACTGGCCATTTGCTGCTAAGTACGACAAGATCTTGTTAGCTCAAGAACAAGAAGCTACTGCTGAAGCAACTGAAGCCTAAGCAGTATTATCTAAAAATTAACGATTGATAAAAGGCTTGAGCAAATTTTGCTCAAGCCTTTTATGTATCAATTCAAGGGAGCTATTTTGTCGGACATGGGGTTGAATAAAATTGGCCACTGCGTGACAGTAAATTACTTGGCGCACCACGCTGGAAGCAACCTCCCAAGCCGAAATGCGGTCTTGGGAGGTTCGGATAAGCTGGGAGCCTAAGGAATAAATTCCTAAAACTCCTCATCTTATCCTCAGCGGCGACATGTGTTACACACATATCACCCCAGTCGCGGTGTAAAGTCTGCGACCGCCAAGTAATTTACTGGCACTTCGTTAGTTAGTAATAATTCTCAAATTAGCGAAAAATGGTAACCAACCACAGGCCACAGTAGGATGAAAAAATACTGACAATAGAATCTCAGTAATTTGATGATTGAAAAGTACAGAAACGGCAATTACACACTAGAATAAATAGAACCGAAATAACAAATATAACTGGATATAGAAAGATAATTCGGAGAGGAAATAAGATGAGTTTATTATTAATGGATATTGGTGGATCATCAGTTAAGTATGGGGTTTGGAATCAAAACCAGTTAACTGCGACGGCTTCATTTGTCACACCGGCAACTTGGTCAGCCATGAAAAGTGCCATGGTTCAAGTTCAGACTGAGTTAGCACAACAATTTACATTTACTGGTGTCGCAATTAGTGCACCGGGGAATGTGAAGTACGCTGAAGGCTACATTGGTGGTCTGTCAGCGATTCCGTATTTACACAATTTTCCAATTCTTAAAGAATGGGAAGACCTTTTCAACTTACCAGTAACGATGGAAAATGATGCGAACTGTGCGGGTTTTGCTGAAATTTGGCAAGGGGACGGTCGCAATCAGGACGTGGTTTCATTTTTAGTGATTGGATCTGGGCTCGGTGGCGCTAACTTTGTGGACGGTAAATTGGTGCGCGGGGGACACGGCTACGGTGGCGAATTTGGTTTCGGGCAATTCTATGATGATCAAGATAATTGGAGTGTGCATGGTTCACCAGTCCAAATGGCTGACCGCTATAATGCGGCTAATGGTACGGCAGTTTCTGGTAAAGACATTTTTGATGCCGCTAAAAATGGCGATACAGTAGCAAAAGAGTATGTTGAAAATTTCTATCAAGCAATTGCTAAGGGGATTTTCAATATTTCCTTCATTCTTGATCCGGATATGTTTATCTTAGGTGGGACAATTACAAACAATCCAGACCTAGTTCCAAGTGTTAAAAAGCACGTTCAAGCAATGTACGATGCAATTGATATTGCGGATATGACACCTACAATTACGGTTGGTAAGTTTGGGGCTGATGCCAACTTAATTGGGGCGGCCGCAGTATTTTATGGGCATTATCCAGCATAACAAATT
This is a stretch of genomic DNA from Periweissella cryptocerci. It encodes these proteins:
- a CDS encoding ROK family protein, yielding MRYGAIEAGGTKFVLAVIDEDMQIVARERIDTRLPAETLADVFTFFDANQVDAIGIGAFGPIDINKKSATYGFVKATPKPGWRDFDFLGAMKAWRDIPYFWTTDVNVAAVGEQQLGAAKGINNLVYLTIGTGIGAGIIQNGQLLSGFGHPEAGHISLHQHPDDTEFKGVCPYHGTCFEGLAAGPSLQARYGVPAVELGQEHAAWQVEAYYIAQALVNYSLILSPERIVLGGGVMHQQMLFPMIRESFVAQMADYAQVPNLDEYIQPIALADDAGVLGCALLAKYALEQQ
- a CDS encoding glycoside hydrolase family 1 protein; its protein translation is MEHKMPKDFFWGNSVSSMQTEGAWNEGGKSKSVYDVRPATENSMDWNITIDEYHRYEEDFDLMKEMNMNMYRFQISWSRVVVDGDGEFNEEGIEFYSKQIDALLARGIEPMICLYHFDMPLALAEKYNGFLDRHVVDAFVRYSNEMVKRFGDRVKYWITFNEHNLYFMDLAYNIAGAEKAEKSLDNLYQIFHHTMLAHAHVANNIHENYPDLQIGGMLAYAETYPATSKPVDILAARKVDEFLNYNLLDAFVHGRYSHEVLTFVKNEGINMDYLPEDDEVLGKMTSDWLSFSYYRTDTVNADLIPAGTAPNHYLDFANEHNRFLESNEWNWTIDPLGLRDIISKMYSRYGVPVFPIENGIGWREEWDGKNEIQDDIRIKYHRDHIQAMKDAMFIDGAQVIGYLGWGLIDIPSSSGNMDKRYGMVYVNRTNADVMDLKRVPKKSFHWFKEVLADNGDDLH
- a CDS encoding PTS sugar transporter subunit IIC, whose product is MSNWINTKLLPPVLKFVNTKAINALKNGMVYSLPFIIIGSIFLILANFPVTAISDFFASSGLTVYFNQAYAASFGIMAVFSSIGIAYVYVRDEGHEALPAALTSFVAFLIVQKLQVANPVIAASQADGAKQLASALKGSPQVLQDAINGPVTGVINTTWLGGQGMIAALIVALLVGWSYSAMINAGWKITLPEQVPANVANQFTAMIPSGVIIFVATVIYAFFDKVLHSSLLEWIYEVVQTPIQGVTDTFGGAIIIAFLVPFFWFFGVHGGLIMGGITGPMLIPNSFANAELYKAGKLSLANGAHIVTNEFYNNFINLTGSGITIGLLLFMLIAAKSQQFKALSKVEAVPTIFNINEPFLFGLPIVMNPFLALPFFLTPVVVAATTYIVIATGIVPPLNGVSAPWTTPAILSGFLIGGWKMMIWQTITLGISTAIYWPFAAKYDKILLAQEQEATAEATEA
- a CDS encoding ROK family protein, which codes for MSLLLMDIGGSSVKYGVWNQNQLTATASFVTPATWSAMKSAMVQVQTELAQQFTFTGVAISAPGNVKYAEGYIGGLSAIPYLHNFPILKEWEDLFNLPVTMENDANCAGFAEIWQGDGRNQDVVSFLVIGSGLGGANFVDGKLVRGGHGYGGEFGFGQFYDDQDNWSVHGSPVQMADRYNAANGTAVSGKDIFDAAKNGDTVAKEYVENFYQAIAKGIFNISFILDPDMFILGGTITNNPDLVPSVKKHVQAMYDAIDIADMTPTITVGKFGADANLIGAAAVFYGHYPA